The genomic stretch GGAATTATCCAATGAAAATGATGGATGCAAACGAAATTATTAGCTTTATTCAAAACAGTGAGAAATCAACTCCTGTGAAAGTACATATTAAAGGAAACCTTGAAGGAATTGACTTTGGTAGTAACACGAAGTCATTCATTACAGGGAATACTGGTGTTCTTTTCGGAGAGTGGAAAGACATTAAAAAGGCGCTTGAGTCTGAAGCTTCAAATATTGAAGATTACGTTGTAGAGAATGACCGTCGTAATTCTGCAATTCCAATGCTTGATCTTAAAGGTATTCAAGCACGTATTGAGCCTGGAGCTGTTATTCGCGATCAAGTGGAAATTGGAAATAACGCTGTTATCATGATGGGCGCAATGATCAATATCGGATCTGTTGTGGGTGAAGGAACGATGATCGACATGAACGTGGTTCTTGGTGGACGTGCGACTGTCGGTAAGAACTGTCATATTGGTGCAGGCTCTGTGCTTGCTGGAGTTATTGAGCCACCATCTGCTAGCCCTGTTATCATCGAAGACGATGTTGTGATTGGTGCAAACGCAGTCGTTCTAGAAGGCGTGAAAGTAGGAAAAGGTTCAGTAGTTGCAGCCGGTGCGATTGTTACAGAAGATGTTCCTGAGTATACACTTGTTGCTGGAACTCCAGCACGTGTGCTTAAGAAGATTGATGATCAAACTCGTTCGAAAACTGAAATCAAAAAAGAGCTTCGTCAGCTACAAAACGACTAATTCCAATGGATATTTCATCTATCCGTAGGGATTTGCATCGAATTCCTGAACGAGGGTTCCAGGAATTTAAGACGCAGCAGTATTTGCTTCATTTTATAGAAAACTTGCCACAGGACCGTCTCCAGGTAAAAACTTGGAGAACGGGTATCCTTGTCCTTGTTCAAGGAGAAAATTCATCAAAAACAATCGGCTACCGAACAGATATTGATGGACTTCCAATTAAGGAAGAGACGGGATACGCGTTTCAATCTGAGCATGACGGATACATGCATGCATGTGGACATGATTTTCATATGACAATTGCGCTCTCGATCCTTGAATATTATGCAACTCATCGCGTGAAAGATAATTTATTATTTGTTTTTCAACCAGCAGAAGAAGGCCCAGGCGGTGCACTTCCAATGCTTGATAGTGAAGAGTTTAAAGCTTGGAAGCCTGATCAAATGATTGCGTTACACATTGCCCCCGAATATCCAGTTGGGACGATCGCAACGAGACCAGGTTTGCTTTTTGCAAATACATCTGAGCTGTTTATCGATTTAACTGGTAAAGGGGGTCATGCTGCCTATCCCCATCACACGCGTGATATGGTCGTTGCCGCTAGCCATCTTGTCACCCAGTTCCAATCCATTGTAGCGCGGAATGTCGATCCGCTCGACTCAGCGGTTGTGACAGTTGGGAAAATTGACGGTGGTACAAAGCAAAACATCATTGCAGAAAAAGCGCGATTAGAAGGCACCATTCGTACGCTTTCGGCTGATTCAATGTCAAAAGTAAAGACCCGTATTGAATCGATGGTAAGAGGGATTGAGGCCTCATTTGAGTGTGAAGCTTCTATTGATTACGGTTCAAACTATTATCAAGTGAGCAATACGCCAGAGCTTGTACAGACGTTTATGGATAAAATGGAGTCTCTCTCTGACGTTACATTAGTGGAATGTCGTGAAGCCATGACCGGTGAAGATTTTGGTTATTTCTTAAAAGAAATTCCTGGATTTATGTTCTGGCTTGGTGTAAATTCTTCATCAGGTCTTCATACATCGACATTGAAACCAGATGAGTCGGCAATTGAAACGGCGTACCTTGCGTTAACTTCCTATTTAAATGAAATAGCAAACTAAGTACATGAGCCTTCAGGTAACTATACCTGAAGGCTTTTAACGTTTCGTAGTGTATAATTCAACGATCGTTGGTGAACCTAAGAGGGTGTCATGTTACATAATTAAAAGGGAAGGATTGATTAGAATGAAACGAATCGCAGTTGAAGACACGCTTTCTGATGTGGCTCAAGCTTTACAAGCAAAAGGATATGAGGTTGTATCTCTAAAGCAAGAAAGTGATGCAAATGGCTGTGACTGTTGTGTTGTCTCAGGTCAGGATCAAAATGTGATGGGGATGCAGTCGGTTAGTACGCAAGGATCAGTAATTAATGCGGATGGCATGACAGCTGATCAAGTATGTCAGCAAGTGGACAGTCGCTACCAATAGAAATACACAAAAAACCCCTAAAATAAATTAGGGGTTTTTACTTAATTATTTTTTTCTTTTTTTACCCAGTTTCCATTATCATTCTTTTCGTATTTCTCTTCCACAGCACTCCAAGCGACTTTAAAGGCCGTTTTCTCAGAATCATATTGTTCAGAAGCTGAGTTGAACGCTTCTTTAAAAATATCCTGTGCGTGGCTCGGTAAGTTGTCTTTCACTTGATCTGGTAGTTCACTTTTTGAATTGTAAGGCAATTAAATCACGCTCCTCTGTGTGATACCTTTACCCACCGAAAAACGACACTAAACTACTGTTCTTTCTTTTCGATAAATACTTGGTGAGGAAATGGAATTTCAATTCCGTTGGCGTCAAGCGCTTCTTTAATTTCTTTGCGAAGCTGTCGTTCCACACCCCATTGCTCCATGTTTTGTGTTCGACATAGTACACGAAGAACAACATCAGATGAACCTAGGTTCTGAACACCTAGAACATCAGGTCCTTCGACAACAGCTTCGTTTGTTGCAGCAACATTGTCACACACTTTTTGAATGACACGGATCGCTTCATCAATGTTGTCACTGTAAGAAATACCGATGTCAACAAGCGCTCGCATGTTACCACGAGAATGGTTGCTTAGTGAGCTAATTTCACGATTAGGTACATAGTTTAATGTTCCATCGAATGAACGGATATGTGTGGTGCGAAGACCAACTTCCTCTACAATTCCACCAAAGCCACCTGCAGTGACGTAATCACCAACATCCATTTGCTTCTCAAGAAGTATGAAGAAACCTGTGACAACGTCACTCACAAGACCTTGAGCCCCAAAACCGACAGCAAGTCCGATAATACCGGCCCCAGCAATTAACGCTTTAATGTCAAAGCCAAATGTTTCAAAAATAATAGCAACAGCCATAAAGAGTAGAACGTACGTATAAATGCTTTTTGATAGATTCTTCAGCGTGTTCGCTCTTCCAGGGCTCATGTTTTGTTTCTCAGATACTTGAGTAAAGGTTCTTTCAATAAATCGGTTTCCAATTGCTTTTACAATGGCGTAAATGATTAAGATAGCAATAAGCTTAAGAACAATTATGCCCGTATCCACTAAGAAACCTTCCCAGTTAATGTTGTCAAATAAATTCAATAGACTTCCTCCTTTAGTTCCCACTACATAAATAGGATAAGCACTCGGTCAAATTATAGCGAAAATTGTCATCATAATTCAAGTAAAGCGTTAATACGCGACGAATGAAATGATTTTCGATATACTAAAACTACCCTGTTTAGTACGTGGTAAACGTGGGTACGATAGTGGGGGAAGGTAATTAACCCACATTAAATTAATTATCATTTAATATTGACTAAAAATAAATCGTGTACTATAATGTCATTTGTGGGCGAAAGCCGCAGGATATTTTCTAGGAGGGATTTACACATGGTAGAACGCATGGTAGGTAAACAAGCACCTCGCTTCGAAATGGAAGCAGTGATGACAAACAAAGAATTTGGCAAAGTAAGCCTTGAAGAAAATATGAAGAACGATAAATGGACAGTCCTTTTCTTCTATCCAATGGACTTTACATTCGTATGCCCAACTGAAATTACAGCACTAAGCGATCGTTTCGAAGAATTCGACGATCTTGATGCAGAAGTAATCGGTGTATCAACTGATACAATTCATACACACCTTGCATGGATCAATACAGACCGTAACGATAATGGTCTTGGTGATCTTAACTATGCACTAGCTGCAGATACAAACCACAAAGTATCAAAAGAATACGGCGTATTCATTGAAGATGAAGGTGTTGCACTTCGCGGACTATTCATCATTAACCCTGAAGGTGAGCTTCAGTACTCTGTTGTGAACCATAACAATATTGGCCGTGACGTAGACGAAACACTTCGCGTCCTTCAAGCACTACAAACTGGTGGCCTTTGCCCGGCTAACTGGAAGCCAGGCCAAGAAACACTTAAATAAAATCAACTAACCCCAGAGAGCAGCGCTCTCTGGGGTTTATTTTAGTTTAATTAACCTCTTCGTCTTGGAAAAACTCCGCACAGTTACCATTCATTTAAAAAATTCCGAATTTTAGGCCGAATAGGTGGTTATTTATTTCGAATTCCGATATATTATGTATATTGTCACTTTATTTATCATTACATACTGTTAAAAGGTGGTGTTGGAATGGAAACGTTTAAAAGATTGAAAGACTTTTATTGGCCATATAAGAACCTTTTTTTATGGTCTGTGTTTTCCCTTCTATTTGTAACAGGTATTACCGTCCTATATCCTATGCTTCTTCAATTCACAATTGATGATGTAATCCTCAAGCAAGAATACAAATGGGTTCCGTATCTTGCATTTGGTTTTATAGGAATTATGATCGTGAAAGGGACCGCTACATTTTTTCAACAATACTTAGGAGATCTGTTTGGCGTTACAGCTGTTTACAGGCTAAGAGAGGAGCTTTATAAAAAACTGCAGTATTTGCCTTTTCGTTATTATGATAATGCAAAAACGGGAGACTTAATGTCGCGTTTAACCGCTGATGTAGAAGGGTTTCGCTTTTTCTTATCATTTGGATTTGCTCAGGTGATCAATTTTGTTCTTATCATAAGCTTTAGTTTAATCGTAATGTTTAGCTATTCAGTTCCGCTAGCTTTCGTTACGTTAGGGATGCTGCCTTTTCTTGCGATTGTCGTTTATCAATTTGATAAGCGGGTCCATCCTGCGTTCCGTGGGATTCGAAAGTCAATGGCACGCTTGAA from Bacillus sp. Cs-700 encodes the following:
- the dapD gene encoding 2,3,4,5-tetrahydropyridine-2,6-dicarboxylate N-acetyltransferase — protein: MKMMDANEIISFIQNSEKSTPVKVHIKGNLEGIDFGSNTKSFITGNTGVLFGEWKDIKKALESEASNIEDYVVENDRRNSAIPMLDLKGIQARIEPGAVIRDQVEIGNNAVIMMGAMINIGSVVGEGTMIDMNVVLGGRATVGKNCHIGAGSVLAGVIEPPSASPVIIEDDVVIGANAVVLEGVKVGKGSVVAAGAIVTEDVPEYTLVAGTPARVLKKIDDQTRSKTEIKKELRQLQND
- a CDS encoding N-acetyldiaminopimelate deacetylase, coding for MDISSIRRDLHRIPERGFQEFKTQQYLLHFIENLPQDRLQVKTWRTGILVLVQGENSSKTIGYRTDIDGLPIKEETGYAFQSEHDGYMHACGHDFHMTIALSILEYYATHRVKDNLLFVFQPAEEGPGGALPMLDSEEFKAWKPDQMIALHIAPEYPVGTIATRPGLLFANTSELFIDLTGKGGHAAYPHHTRDMVVAASHLVTQFQSIVARNVDPLDSAVVTVGKIDGGTKQNIIAEKARLEGTIRTLSADSMSKVKTRIESMVRGIEASFECEASIDYGSNYYQVSNTPELVQTFMDKMESLSDVTLVECREAMTGEDFGYFLKEIPGFMFWLGVNSSSGLHTSTLKPDESAIETAYLALTSYLNEIAN
- a CDS encoding YkuS family protein, producing MKRIAVEDTLSDVAQALQAKGYEVVSLKQESDANGCDCCVVSGQDQNVMGMQSVSTQGSVINADGMTADQVCQQVDSRYQ
- a CDS encoding ChaB family protein, with protein sequence MPYNSKSELPDQVKDNLPSHAQDIFKEAFNSASEQYDSEKTAFKVAWSAVEEKYEKNDNGNWVKKEKNN
- a CDS encoding mechanosensitive ion channel family protein, translated to MNLFDNINWEGFLVDTGIIVLKLIAILIIYAIVKAIGNRFIERTFTQVSEKQNMSPGRANTLKNLSKSIYTYVLLFMAVAIIFETFGFDIKALIAGAGIIGLAVGFGAQGLVSDVVTGFFILLEKQMDVGDYVTAGGFGGIVEEVGLRTTHIRSFDGTLNYVPNREISSLSNHSRGNMRALVDIGISYSDNIDEAIRVIQKVCDNVAATNEAVVEGPDVLGVQNLGSSDVVLRVLCRTQNMEQWGVERQLRKEIKEALDANGIEIPFPHQVFIEKKEQ
- a CDS encoding peroxiredoxin, which encodes MVERMVGKQAPRFEMEAVMTNKEFGKVSLEENMKNDKWTVLFFYPMDFTFVCPTEITALSDRFEEFDDLDAEVIGVSTDTIHTHLAWINTDRNDNGLGDLNYALAADTNHKVSKEYGVFIEDEGVALRGLFIINPEGELQYSVVNHNNIGRDVDETLRVLQALQTGGLCPANWKPGQETLK